The stretch of DNA cgaagtttcaagcttagagaaaacattacaaactattaaagctatggtttttggcagcggaaaacaaacgcgacgatttaccacacgttgtcaagacggatgtcatgctaagcccgggcacgacatcacttgacatcaccaatgttggccagggatggatcccattccacggaccaaccatctggaagagcacagggccatgacaggggaagagtagggtcttcaaaggctttacctgaaaaacataaaactagcaaggctgagtatactaatactcagcaaggcttacccgggattgggaatactttagcccataactagactcatgaaagcttgaaatggctttgggtttattttcagctgaaaagcaactaagagtataacctactttcaagttttagctttcagattctagcttgagtagccattctaggtaagcacctatactaaacaagcaagatagagattattaTCCATCAAAAttgttccatcaataattacactttttactcgatgtggcagaagggataagcagtctcaatcatcgtgagaagcggacgattcctgaatcgaattcaaccttgcaaggtaaacctaacacacacgcttggaacatccacagattgttccgaagcaaccgtttgcctttcattccgggtcatggatcaggtccaccacaagcgactgtaggaccgtacgcacaccaattatgcaggacatacgtttgtagcgcaactacaaaacccatattcctgtctgccatgcagaacgtactcccgcatgtcggtgcgtgggaagaaccaaattacgagtggtgggaggtatgtccacttgccgggccgattggttactaggcttaccgcttaccatatttcgcggcatgtggttagtactttcaaacgcttagccaccactaccacacattttgaccttaaccacttttgacaaaacagacagggtaaaacttcaggtcatgacatcgcacatgaccctgtccattatccttatagtgattgcagaatcgtaaacaagcaactcctatatcgcgcgagtgacaggaaatcacccgacttttactggCCCTATTTAGGCCCTGTTTGGTTTCGCTTATCTGAGAATCGCTTATCTGAGAATCAAGATTTTCTGATAATCCGCTGTCTGGAGAATCTGTTGTCTGAAGAATCTAGGGTGTTTGGCAATCCTGATTATTTGTACTGAATTGTCTGTTCTGACTGTAAAATGACCTATATGCCCCTGAGTCATGTAATAGCTCATTTTGATAGAATTTCTGTATCATTTTCAATTCTAAGTATATTATTAGTATAATTATAGTCATAAAACACAtaataatgataaaataaactaATAAATAATAGTCATGATGAACATAGATTAATGAGTTAGCGCTTACAGTTAGTTTATCTTTTCTGTTCTCCTAGCCCATTTTCAATTTATCCTTGAGCCTAATTCGATATCCTAGGCTACCGCACAACACTATCGACCCTGACACATCAAACATCAATAGCCACAGTGATTCACCAAAGTGCTACAAAAATTTGATCTTTCACGCTTCGTCGGACCACTAACCCAGGAGCTATAACAAAGGATTCGATATGAGTCCAATTTTGGGGGCAGCAtttgataaaaaaataaaaaatggaaAGATTTACTAGCAAAAGAGATCTTCTCAGTGGGGATTATTAGGTTCGCAGAAGGCCACGCACCCCCGTGGATGAGTTTGGTGGATCGGGAGGAAGACCCGGAGGAGAAGTCCTCGCGCTCCACGAGGCCAACCCGAAGTCCACGGGTGGCGGCATCGAGCGCTGCGCCGCATCCAGttgctcctccgccgccgacgAGCACGTCAAGGGGCTCCGCGGGCGTGGACCTGGCCAGCGCCGCGCGCTGCGCGTCGCGAGGGGGCGGCGCGACCCCCGGCTGGGCCACGCGCTGCCACGCGGCGTCGAGGGCCGTGGCGGAGGGTTCGGAGGAGGCAGCGAGGGCCACGGCaacggcggaggaggcggcgagggcggcgcccGCACGACGGAGGCACCacgcggccatggcggcgccTGGACGGCCGGACGCGTGGGTCTGCTTTGTTCGGTTGGGATCCTGGAGATGGGGAGGGGCGCAGGGGGGCGGGAGCCGGTGCAGAGGAGGCCGGCGGCAGGGAGAGGCGCTGGCGCACGGGGTGGGGAGGTGAGGGAGGGGTAGCGGAGGAAAATGCGTTCGCTTCCCTGCGAATCGAGGGGAAGGATGCCGATGAGAAAAAGCGGTCGCTAGTTGTATTTCGGATTCATGAAGAAGCAACGGTAGAAAAAATCAAGCTTACAGTCAAAGCGTTTGGCGGGATTCTCGCTTTTTTCCACCGAGAATC from Panicum hallii strain FIL2 chromosome 3, PHallii_v3.1, whole genome shotgun sequence encodes:
- the LOC112885394 gene encoding glycerol-3-phosphate dehydrogenase SDP6, mitochondrial-like; protein product: MAAWCLRRAGAALAASSAVAVALAASSEPSATALDAAWQRVAQPGVAPPPRDAQRAALARSTPAEPLDVLVGGGGATGCGAALDAATRGLRVGLVEREDFSSGSSSRSTKLIHGGSIVLCGSLGYRIRLKDKLKMG